From a region of the Oncorhynchus keta strain PuntledgeMale-10-30-2019 unplaced genomic scaffold, Oket_V2 Un_contig_86_pilon_pilon, whole genome shotgun sequence genome:
- the LOC127926937 gene encoding uncharacterized protein LOC127926937: MGQTDPNTTQGLSILITISTHPAFIITFTVVSTTWNAAQQMLLKEIYLYIVIVRTLKSLPTIITEIERTSRVQRTSTPLHTIIIETERPSRVQRTPTPLHTIIIETERPSRVQRTPTPLHTIIIETERPSRVQRTPTPLHTIIIETERPSRVQRTPTPLHTIIIETERPSRVQRTPTPLHTIIIETERPSRVQRTPTPLHTIIIETERPSRVQRTPTPLHTIIIETERPSRVQRTPTPLHTIIIETERPSRVQRTPTPLHTIIIETERPSRVQRTPTPLHTIIIETERPSRVQRTPTPLHTIIIETERPGGVQLVKQMPLQP, translated from the coding sequence atgggtcagacagacccgaacaccacacaagggttaagcatcctcatcaccatctctaCACACCCTGCTTTCATAATAACTTTTACTGTGGTTTCAACCACATGGAATGCAGCCCAGCAGATGCTGTTAAAGGAGATCTACCTCTACATTGTTATTGTCAGAACATTAAAGTCTCTCCCTACTATTATAACTGAGATAGAAAGGACTAGCAGGGTGCAACGTACTTCAACTCCTTTACATactattataattgagacagaaaGGCCTAGCAGGGTGCAACGTACTCCAACTCCTTTACATactattataattgagacagaaaGGCCTAGCAGGGTGCAACGTACTCCAACTCCTTTACATactattataattgagacagaaaGGCCTAGCAGGGTGCAACGTACTCCAACTCCTTTACATactattataattgagacagaaaGGCCTAGCAGGGTGCAACGTACTCCAACTCCTTTACATactattataattgagacagaaaGGCCTAGCAGGGTGCAACGTACTCCAACTCCTTTACATactattataattgagacagaaaGGCCTAGCAGGGTGCAACGTACTCCAACTCCTTTACATactattataattgagacagaaaGGCCTAGCAGGGTGCAACGTACTCCAACTCCTTTACATactattataattgagacagaaaGGCCTAGCAGGGTGCAACGTACTCCAACTCCTTTACATactattataattgagacagaaaGGCCTAGCAGGGTGCAACGTACTCCAACTCCTTTACATactattataattgagacagaaaGGCCTAGCAGGGTGCAACGTACTCCAACTCCTTTACATactattataattgagacagaaaGGCCTAGCAGGGTGCAACGTACTCCAACTCCTTTACATactattataattgagacagaaaGGCCTGGGGGGGTTCAACTTGTCAAGCAGATGCCCCTGCAGCCATAG